Genomic window (Vibrio pomeroyi):
TGCAGTAAAACTCTATGAAAAACTGGAGTTTCAACACCTTGATTTAGCTTGGGGCGAAACAGGCCATGATGCTTGTGAAGTTGTCATGGCCAAAGCGTTATAAGTATCAGACGCTAGTTGCTAGCTTTTAACGTAAAAAATTACTCACACAAGACGCTGGATTTAAGGCAACGAAAGAACTCTCTTTTTGCCCATCGAGTTCAACTTCTAACTGGTATAAGTGCTTAGGGTTAGGCTTCTCAAGGTTAAATACCATAGGAGCCTCCACTTGAAACACCACGCCAGTATGCTCAGCTCGCACATCTATCGGCATCACGAGTGTCATGCCGTTGAACTTAATTGATGCAGATACCAAACCTGCTTTTAGCGTCTGATAAATCACATCCACTTTAAACTCACAGCCACCACCGTGGTGCCAGATCTGCTCTGTGACAACTTGTTCTAGTTTGACGTTTCGAATGAACTGCAGGTACGGCGCTTGCCAAATCCCGATGCGTGAATCAGATTTAGCGATAGGCTGTGAAGATATAGACTCATCCATATCCTCTTCGAGCAACAAGCTCTCCTCTTCTTCAAGGAAAAGGATCTCAAAACGGTTTCGGCCAGACTGCATATAAGGGCGGATATCTTTGCGATATTCAGCTTGGCTACCATCGCAATCAAACACGGCAACGCCATTCAGTCGTACTTCTGCAAAGTAATCGACACCCGCTACGACCAACTCAACGAATGGACACGCCAACATAGCATCATCAACTTCGATGTCATGCATCAGGTGCCACTCTTGCTCTGCGATTTCATCTTCACTTAAGCTATCAGGGAGCTTTGAGCTTAATGGAGCAGGAAAGGTAATGTCATCTTGTGGGATAGAGAGATCCGTCAATGGCGAAATTTGCCAAAGACCATCGAGAAGTAACCGCATATCATTCCTTGAGCCAGATCAATTTTGACCGCATTATAATGAATGAATGCATTTAAAGACATTTATTTTTCTGAGGATAAAAAAATGCCAGCTATAGGCTGGCATTCTTTCAAACTGGGAAGAAGTTACTCTTCGCCTTCATCATCTTCGTCAGGGTAGATAGCATCTTCACCTTCGTAGTAAGTGCCCCAACCGTCGTAGATAATGTCGAATTTCTCTGCAAGGTTCACAAGCTTCTCAACTTGCGCATCGATCGCTTCAGCATCTAGAGTTGACTGCATAGTTGCATCACAGCAAAGTAGCTTGTTGCCATCTTCGTCTTCTGTCTCTTCAGCCTCAAGCACTTCAAAGCCCATTTTGAATGCTTCAACAACTGCTTTCTCAAGCACTTCGAAATCTTCAGCAAATAGGTGATGCTCGATATCGTATAGAGCTTCAGGATCGCTACCATCTTCAATTAGTGCTGCAATGATGTCGCGAGTCTCTTCCTTTTGAAATTCAATTAATTCCGCTACTGATAGATATTCATCTTCGTGAGACATGTGTCTGCTCCAGAGTGTTGACTATGAAAAGATCAAATTTGATTGCCACGAAATATGGCACGGATCGTCCAGAAAAGCCACCCAGATCAGGCTTAGAAAGGTAAGTTTATCGCCAGATAGCGGGAGCAATATCAATTCAAAAGTGAAATCAAAATCACAGAAACAAATTTTCAACATTTTATTAACTGACGTCTGTTTTAGCATTTCATCTTTATTGTCGCTTCAAGCGTATTTGAATAGAAATTGCGTGCTTAGTCACCACAGATGCATACGCTCAACCCGTTTCAAGGTGCATAAAATCCCAGCTTGCTATCAAAAAGTGAATAATAGTGAATAAAAAGTCACGAATAATAAGCAAAATAGATTTCTCGTACACACTAAATCGAGCATAGATCCTCAAAACAGTTGTTCCATGAGATACACGCTTAATTAGTACTTAACCCCAAAAAATCAAATTAATCCGGTTTTTAATACCATAAATTCAAAAAATACTTTGTATTTACGCAACCTCCAAAACTTGCATATTACGGCCAAGCTTGTCATAAATAGACGCTGGATTAATAGTAAGGATGCAAAATGAGTAAGCTGTACGTTGGCTCCGAAGTCGGTCAATTAAGACGAGTTCTCCTAAATAGACCTGAAAGAGCACTCACCCACCTCACCCCTTCAAACTGTCATGATCTTCTATTTGATGATGTGCTTGCTGTTGAAGCTGCTGGTGAAGAACATGATGCTTTTGCAGAGACACTGCGTAGCCAAGACGTAGAAGTGCTACTGCTACACGACTTGCTTGTCGAAACACTTGCCGTACCTCAGGCTCGCGAGTGGCTGCTGAATACTCAAATCTCAGATTTCCGTTATGGGCCGACTTTTGCCCGTGACTTAAGAAGCTATCTTGCTCAAATGGATAATGAGCATCTAGCAACTATCTTACTCGGCGGCTTGGCTTATTCTGAGCTCCCTATCAAATCATCGTCGATGCTACCTAAGATGCATCGCCCACTTGATTTTGTTATCGAACCACTGCCGAACCACCTATTTACGCGTGATACTTCATGTTGGGTTTATGGCGGTGTGTCGCTGAACCCTATGATGAAACCGGCGCGTCAACGCGAAACAAACCACTTGCGAGCTATCTACCGCTGGCACCCTGTGTTTGCCGGACAAGACTTCATTAAGTACTTCGGTGATGAAGATTTGCACTACGACAACGCCAATATTGAAGGCGGTGACGTACTGGTTATCGGTAAAGGCGCGGTACTGGTTGGTATATCTGAGCGTACCAAGCCACAAGGTGTCGAAAATCTAGCGGCGAGCTTGTTCCGTTCGGGTCAGGCAACCGAAGTGATTGCTATCGATTTACCAAAACACCGCTCTTGTATGCACCTTGATACGGTGATGACACATATGGATATCGACACTTTCTCTGTCTACCCTGAGATTGTTCGCAAAGATCTAGATACTTGGCGCCTAACACCTAAAGAAAATGGTGAGATGCGCGTAGAGAAAGCGGAAAACTACCTGTCAGCAATTGAAGGGGCTCTCGGCCTTGATCAGCTGAAGATCATCACAACTGGTGGTGACAACTATGAAGCTGAACGTGAACAGTGGAATGACGCTAACAACGTACTGACAGTCAAACCGGGCACCGTTATCGGTTATGAACGCAATGTTTACACCAACGAGAAATACGACAAAGCGGGCATCGAAGTTCTGACAATTCCAGGCAACGAGTTAGGTCGTGGTCGTGGTGGCGCTCGCTGCATGAGCTGCCCTATCGAAAGAGACGGTATCTAAGCTGATAGTTCAATAGAACAAAAACAATAACTTATCTAGGCCAGTACCATCGTACTGGCCTTTTTTATTAAATAAATAAAATAAATATTCACAAATATAGCATTTTTATGTTTAACTGAGTTCTTCATTGATTCTATATACACAAGGAGCGAGAGATGGCCTTTAATCTTCGCAATCGTAACTTTCTAAAACTTCTCGACTTTACTCCTAAAGAGATTCAGTTTTTACTCGATCTGTCTGCTGACCTAAAAAAAGCTAAGTATGCAGGTACAGAGCAGAAAAAGCTTATCGGTAAAAACATCGCTTTGATCTTTGAAAAAGCATCAACTCGAACTCGATGTGCTTTTGAGGTAGCCGCCTTTGATCAAGGTGCTCAAGTCTCTTACTTAGGCCCTTCTGGTTCTCAGATTGGCCAGAAAGAATCAATGAAAGATACGGCTCGTGTATTAGGTCGTATGTACGACGGCATTGAATACCGTGGTTTTGGCCAAAGCATTGTCGAAGATCTTGGCGCATACGCTGGTGTGCCAGTTTGGAACGGCCTAACCGATGAATTCCATCCAACTCAGATCTTGGCTGACTTCCTTACAATGATCGAACATGGTCGCGGTAAACACCTACACCAGATCAGCTTTGCTTACCTAGGCGATGCGCGTAACAACATGGGTAACTCACTGTTAGTCGGTGCTGCGAAAATGGGCATGGATATTCGCCTTGTCGCGCCAAAAGCCTTTTGGCCAGAAGAACAACTTGTCGAAGAGTGCCAAGCCATTGCACAAAACACTGGTGCAAAAATCACGTTAACCGAAGACGTTGCTGAAGGCGTGAAAGGTTGTGATTTCCTATACACAGACGTTTGGGTTTCAATGGGTGAAGCCCCTGAAGCTTGGGACGAACGTGTTGCGGTAATGAAACCATACCAAGTGAATATGGATGTCATTAAGCTAACTGGCAATCCTCAAGTGAAATTCATGCACTGCCTACCCGCTTTCCATAACAATGAAACCGTGATTGGTCAGCAAGTCGCAGACAAGTATGGAATGAACGGCTTGGAAGTGACGGACGAAGTGTTTGAATCTGACTACTCAATTGTATTTGATGAAGCAGAGAATCGCATGCACACCATCAAGGCGGTGATGGTCGCGACGCTTGGTCAATAGACAATAATGAAAGTAAACAAAAGCTTGATGTAATCGCTTGCGCTCACAAATTGAAAGCGTATAATTCTCGGCAATTTGTCTGAGAGTAGTGAAAATGACGCCAAGCAATGTTGTGATAAAACATAATGATATTGTGATAAAACATAATAAAATTGTGAAAACACCTAATATTGCTCGCAAGCTAGCATGCTTGCCAGGCCGTCTATTCTGCTTTTCAGCACTTTTTTAAAGCCTCCCATTATGGGGGGCTTTTTTATGGCCAATACATTATTGTGGGGAAGAAGATCATGGCGAATTCGCTCTATCAAAAGCACATCATCTCAATTCCAGAGCTTTCTCGTGAAGAGCTAGAATTAATTGTTCAAACGGCAGGTCAACTTAAAGCTGAACCAAACCCAGAACTCATCAAGAACAAAGTTGTTGCCAGCTGCTTCTTCGAACCTTCAACACGAACTCGTCTCTCTTTTGAAACTGCGATTCAACGCATCGGTGGTGATGTGATTGGTTTCGACAGCGGTGGTAATACTTCACTGGCGAAGAAAGGTGAAACGCTAGCAGACTCAGTGCAAGTTATCTCTTCATACGTTGATGCTTACGTAATGCGCCACCCTCAAGAAGGTGCTGCACGTCTAGCTTCTGAATTCTCTAACGGCGTACCTGTGATTAATGCAGGTGACGGTGCAAACCAACACCCGACACAAACACTATTAGACTTGTTCTCTATCGCTGAAACACAAGGCCGCCTAGATAACCTAAACGTGGCATTCGTTGGTGACCTGAAGTACGGTCGTACGGTTCACTCTCTGACTCAAGCACTAGCGAAATTCGACAACATCTGTTTCTACTTTGTGGCACCAGAAGCGTTGGCGATGCCAGACTACATTTGTGAAGAACTTGATGAAGCGGGTATCAAGTACCAACTACTGACCGACATGGAAGATGTGATTCCTGAGCTGGATGTTCTGTACATGACGCGAGTTCAAAAAGAGCGCTTTGATGAGTCGGAATACGCGCACATCAAATCAGCGTACATCCTAACGGCTGCACTTCTAGAAAACGCACGTGATAACTTGAAGGTTCTGCACCCTCTTCCTCGCGTTGACGAAATTACTATCGATGTCGATAAAACACCTTACGCTTACTACTTCCAGCAAGCCGAGAACGGTGTTTACGCGCGTGAAGCATTACTAGCCCTTGTTCTTAACGAAACGCTGTAGAGGAGAGAGATCATGTCTAAAGAGACTCAATTAAAAGTTGAAGCAATCAGAAACGGTACTGTTATCGACCACATCCCAGCGAACATCGGGATCAAGGTGCTAAAACTGTTCGACATGCACAACTCTCATCAG
Coding sequences:
- the pyrB gene encoding aspartate carbamoyltransferase, whose amino-acid sequence is MANSLYQKHIISIPELSREELELIVQTAGQLKAEPNPELIKNKVVASCFFEPSTRTRLSFETAIQRIGGDVIGFDSGGNTSLAKKGETLADSVQVISSYVDAYVMRHPQEGAARLASEFSNGVPVINAGDGANQHPTQTLLDLFSIAETQGRLDNLNVAFVGDLKYGRTVHSLTQALAKFDNICFYFVAPEALAMPDYICEELDEAGIKYQLLTDMEDVIPELDVLYMTRVQKERFDESEYAHIKSAYILTAALLENARDNLKVLHPLPRVDEITIDVDKTPYAYYFQQAENGVYAREALLALVLNETL
- a CDS encoding ornithine carbamoyltransferase, which translates into the protein MAFNLRNRNFLKLLDFTPKEIQFLLDLSADLKKAKYAGTEQKKLIGKNIALIFEKASTRTRCAFEVAAFDQGAQVSYLGPSGSQIGQKESMKDTARVLGRMYDGIEYRGFGQSIVEDLGAYAGVPVWNGLTDEFHPTQILADFLTMIEHGRGKHLHQISFAYLGDARNNMGNSLLVGAAKMGMDIRLVAPKAFWPEEQLVEECQAIAQNTGAKITLTEDVAEGVKGCDFLYTDVWVSMGEAPEAWDERVAVMKPYQVNMDVIKLTGNPQVKFMHCLPAFHNNETVIGQQVADKYGMNGLEVTDEVFESDYSIVFDEAENRMHTIKAVMVATLGQ
- the arcA gene encoding arginine deiminase; the encoded protein is MSKLYVGSEVGQLRRVLLNRPERALTHLTPSNCHDLLFDDVLAVEAAGEEHDAFAETLRSQDVEVLLLHDLLVETLAVPQAREWLLNTQISDFRYGPTFARDLRSYLAQMDNEHLATILLGGLAYSELPIKSSSMLPKMHRPLDFVIEPLPNHLFTRDTSCWVYGGVSLNPMMKPARQRETNHLRAIYRWHPVFAGQDFIKYFGDEDLHYDNANIEGGDVLVIGKGAVLVGISERTKPQGVENLAASLFRSGQATEVIAIDLPKHRSCMHLDTVMTHMDIDTFSVYPEIVRKDLDTWRLTPKENGEMRVEKAENYLSAIEGALGLDQLKIITTGGDNYEAEREQWNDANNVLTVKPGTVIGYERNVYTNEKYDKAGIEVLTIPGNELGRGRGGARCMSCPIERDGI
- the rraB gene encoding ribonuclease E inhibitor RraB, producing MSHEDEYLSVAELIEFQKEETRDIIAALIEDGSDPEALYDIEHHLFAEDFEVLEKAVVEAFKMGFEVLEAEETEDEDGNKLLCCDATMQSTLDAEAIDAQVEKLVNLAEKFDIIYDGWGTYYEGEDAIYPDEDDEGEE